In one window of Elusimicrobiota bacterium DNA:
- a CDS encoding FkbM family methyltransferase, whose product MEVYFKGFENKPLFFPKEFSLKSLEQITVESFYKDNWHYYEIEETKVGVNDTVIDCGAAEGLFSFIIAARCKEIYAIEPLKEFVSCLKRTFSNNKNVHIIEKALSDKEGKLFITSQGISSQISDKKNGNEIEVITLDRMFFENDIPVSYIKIDLEGYDYHALRG is encoded by the coding sequence GTGGAGGTATATTTCAAGGGATTTGAAAATAAACCCTTATTTTTTCCTAAAGAATTTAGTCTTAAATCCCTTGAACAAATTACTGTGGAATCATTTTATAAAGATAATTGGCATTATTATGAGATTGAGGAAACAAAGGTTGGTGTAAACGACACTGTTATAGATTGTGGTGCTGCTGAAGGGTTATTTAGCTTTATCATAGCCGCTAGATGTAAAGAAATTTATGCGATTGAACCATTAAAGGAATTTGTTTCTTGCTTGAAAAGAACGTTTAGCAACAATAAGAATGTACATATAATAGAAAAAGCTTTGTCTGATAAGGAGGGAAAACTGTTTATTACAAGCCAAGGTATTTCTTCTCAAATTAGTGATAAAAAAAATGGTAATGAAATAGAAGTAATTACCCTAGACAGAATGTTTTTCGAAAATGATATTCCGGTTTCATATATCAAAATTGATCTTGAAGGATATGATTATCATGCTTTACGGGGG